CCATGACGGAAACCCGGACGTTACCGAGCCAGTTGTTCCGCAGCTGCGCGCCGACATAAGATACGCTGGTGGGGAAGTTATAAACCGAGTTCTGGTACCCGGCATCCTTCAGGGAATTGACATCTTTAAGGGTGCCGAAGCCGACGGTGACGGGGTATCCGCTCATTTTTACGGTGATGTTGGCGCCGTTCATCAGTTTGCTTTGCTCGCCTTCCCCGGCGCCTGGGAGCGTGGTGCCGAAGGAGCCGATGCGCAGGTCCTTCAGTTTGCCGAATGCGGATTGCCAGGAATTGTGCGGTCGTTTTTCGGACAGCGCTGCCGCGGCTTCGGAGGAAAGGAATTCCGGCGAGCCCTTGCCGAGCAGGTAGCTTTCGAGGAGTGCCAGGCGGGCGGGGTCCAGCCCTTTTGCGGTCAGCTGTTTACGGACGGCGATGAGCACTTCGGCTACGCTGTCTGCCCGGAGGCGGCTGAGTTGTTTTTCCGCGGCGCTGAGGGTGCCGCTTCCGCCTTGTGCCGCACCCGCAAGCTCGCTTTTCTCCGCGGCGATCGCCTGCAGTTTTTCGCGGAGGCGGTTGTCGCTGAGTTTCAGGAGTCCCTGGAGGTCCGCCGGGTTGTCCAGGAGGTGGTACAGCGGGAGCTTTTTGAGGTCGGGCAGGCTGCCCTGCAGCGAATGCACCTGTTCGGTGATGGTCTGGCGTACGTAATCGGTAAAATTGAACCCGTGGAAGGCATTGTTCTTCAGGTCGGTATATTGTTGCAACTCATTTTTCAGGTTGCCGGCATAAGCCGCGGGATTAAAGCCGAATTTGAACAGGCTGCTGCCCAGGGGGTTCTGGCCGTTGAAGGCGGCCTGGTTGTTGGACAGGTTGAGGCTTAGCGGGACGCCGGCGACCAGCAGGGTGCCGCGCACGCCGAGGACTTCCTGGAATTTGGAGGCCGGGATGATCGAAAACTGGGCGGGGTTATAACGCAGGTCGTTTTCCACCGAAAGGTTTGCCGACAAGGCGGGATGCTTCAGGGTCTTGAAATGCTGGCTGATGGCGTCGTCCATAGCTTTGAAAGGCGCTTGCGCGCCGTCGGGGACCTTAAAGGCGAAGGCCTTGCCGGGTCCTCCGGCCAGCTGGCCCTGCAGGCCGGATAGTTTGGCGGTGAGCTGGCTGGCCTGGGGCAGGGTGGGGGAAATGCCGGGCAGCCGGAACAGGCTGGTATCCCGGGTCCATAAGGTTTTCAACGGGTTTCCGGTGGCGGGCAGGGTGAGCAGGCTTTTTCCGTCCCGGAGGAGCCTCCCGTAGCTGGCCTGGCCGGCGGCGAGCGGGTTGCGGGGGAGCACGGTTCCCGGTGCCAGGTTCTCCAGCCCGGTCAATCGCGCGCTGATGGCGCCGCGGAAAGCAGGCAGCGGATCCCCGCTTGTGCCGGCGGCGTTGTTCCGGAGCTGGCGGGCCCGGAGAAGGAGCGCGCTTCCGGTTCCCGGGGAATAGGCCGCCGGCATTGCTGCCGGATTTAAGGTCAATGCCTGCCCGGTAAAAAAGTCGCGCCAGTGAAAGAGGTCCGCCGGATGAGCTGCCCGGAACAGGGAGTCCTGCCGGAGCACGGACCGGTCGACGGGGGATTGTGCAAGGGCGTTTTGCCTGTCCAGGACGAGCAGGGACAAGGCAAGGGCCAGGGTTATGTATCGTTTATTGCCCATCCTGCCTGGTGATTAAGAGTTCAAAACGGGAACCGTAGCTGGCGGGGTTGCCCCGGGCGGTGCTGAAGTGGTAATGCGCTGTTGTTTTCAGGTCGGCTGACTTGCCGGTCAGCTTGTCGAGCAGCCGGATGGTATAGCCTGGGGGAAGGCCGGCGGCGCCGTTGATCTGCCAGGTGTACGCGCCGCCGGAAGCGCCCCCGCAAAACAAACTGATGACGGTTTTGCCGGTATGCAGGGGTAGGGTGTTCTGTGTCAGCGGCTTGTGATCGGAGGAATATGACCAGGCTTCCGGACCGGGTCCTGCTGCTTTGCGGTATAACTGGTCCTCGCCGGGGCTGTAGGAGGGCTGCGCACCCGCGTCAAAACGGATGACGAGGGGCAGGGAGACGGCGCCTTCGTGCAGCAGGCTGAGGGTAAGGACCTGTGGCGGCGCGAGCGTTTGCCGGCCGGTGGTGGCGAGCAGCGGGCGCCGCGCGGCCCCTTTTGCGGTTGCGGCGGCGATGCGTCCCTTCAGGTTAACCGGGCCGGTCACGGGGGATTGCCGTGCGGCCGCGACGAGGTTCTGGTTGATGCCGAGGAAGATCAGCGCGGGGTCCCCGGTGCCGTCTGCCCGGAGGACCAGTTCGGCGTTGGGCGAAACCTGGAGCTGCGTCGCGTTGTCGGCGACGGTCCAGCTGCCGCCGGGCGGGATAATGAACCGCCCGCCGACGATGGTTTTGCTGCCGGTCTTCAGGTAAGCTGTCGTGATCGTGGTGCCGTCGGCAGTGCTGTCCCGCAGTTGTTGCCCGGCTTTGAGGAAACTGAGGGTGTCGGGTGTCGTGGAAAACGTGCCCGCATTCAGGAAAAGCGTGCCGTAGAACCTGGCTTTGGCCAGCCGGGTGGTCGCCCGGTTGTTAAAATCGCCGCCGGTGGACAGGAAGGCGTGGTTGGCCTGCAGGTCGAGGGCTCCGGCCGATATGGTCAGGTACCCTTCGGTGTCGAGGGTGTCGCCGCTGGCGTTTTCGGTTACCTTGGTGCCGCTGCCGGAGATGATCAGGTTCTGGTATACTGCGGGAAGGCGGTCCATGCCCGGGGTGGAACGGGTGGAAACGACTTGGTCTCCGCCGGCGTATTCGACCGTGCTGCCGCCGTCCTGTGTTTCGCCGTAGGTGTAGAAGTCGACGGTATCTCCGGCCGGATTGCCGATATGGATGGCGGGGTTCCCGGGCAGCTTCAGGCGGGCATCCGCGGTACTCACATCAATAAGAAAACTTGCTGATGGTAAATACCCGTCGATATGGCCGGCCAGGAAGGACGGGATGTTATTGGTCAGCCGGATCTGCCCGGTAATGGTCAGCAGGCCCCCCTCGAGGGACAGCCGGCCATGATTATGGGCCACTCCGCCGGAGAGCAGAAACATCGTCACGGAGTTCACGGTGGCGTTCCCGTTTACGGTAAAATTGGTAAGCGAGGTGCTGAAAAGGGTGGTCTTGCTGAGCACCAGCTTGCTGAAGACCCCGTCGCCGATCAGCAGGGACGTGCAGGTCAGGGTGCCGGTGCCGGTGACGGTTGCGTGCGGTATAAAATCATCGTCACTGTGTGCCAGGGTGATGGCGCCGCTGACGTTAAGGCTGCCGCTTATGGTCAGCGTGACGGCCTGGCGATTGCCGAAGGCCAGCGACGCGCACTGGGCGTTCTGGCTGAGTGCCGGCTGATTGACAAAACCCGTAAATCCGATCTGGACGGCATCGCCGGAGCCGGGTACTTGCTGCGGGCTCCAGTTGGCGGCATTGGCCCAGTCGGTGCCGGCGGCGCCGGTCCATACCAGCGTCGCTGCGCCGCTGCGGGCGATGGTCAGCAGCAGCGTGAAAAACAGGCAGCAGGCGGCGCGGTACCGGGGGCCCGGGCAAAAAACCCGAAGCCCGGTAAAGATTGTACGCCTGGTAAGTTGACTGGTGTTCATGATCGCTGTGCCGCTGGTTAATTTGTCAGTTGAGTTCAGGGTATGGTCACGGTGGCTGTGCCGGCGGCGTCGATGGATACGGTTGCATCATCAACCAGGCGTGAGCCGTCGTCGGCGACGTGAATATATTTCCAGCTGCCGTTGGGTGTCTTGCAGATGTCTTTGCCGTCTGCGGTGATGATCTTATTGGTCATCACGATATTGCCGTTCGCATCGCCGACAATGACGCGTTTTTCCCCCCCGGAACCCTGGTCGGCGAAGTTCAGGTACAGGCCGGGGCCGATCGCGGAGGGGTAATATTTCAGTGACATGGCGCGGGTGTGGTCATCAAAGATGATGGCCGCTTCCTGGCTGGTCCCGGTACCGTCGGAGTAAAACCCGATATTCCCGAAGGTCGCATTGACCTGCACGTCGAAATTGGTTCCGAGGATGCGATTGGTATAGATGTTGCTGACCTTCAGGGCGTGGTAGTTCGGGTCGTATTCAAAGGTTGAATCGGTGGAGATTTTGCCGGTGTAATCATTAAAAGGCACGAGAAAATGCCCGGTCATCGTCCAGTAGTTGGTGTTTTTCTGGAGGAAGCCATCCGGCACGCCTTTCAGGAAATACGCGCCCTGGCTGTCTTTGAGGTCGTCGCCCTGGATGGTGATGCCGTGCCCGCTTTTCATGATCGTGAAGTAATCGATCCAGTTCTTCAATACGTAATCCTGGGCGGAGGCCGCGCGCCCGCCGGCCAATAGGATCGTCAGCAAGATGAGTTTTTTCATGTTCGTTGTGTCGTGGTGGTGGATGCCAGCAGCGCCCGAAAGCCGCCGGAAAAAAACAAACTGTCTTCGCCCGGCGAACACACGGGGTCACCGGGGATTATTAATTAATAGGCAAATAGCTCCCAAGGGACGGATAGCCATCAATGGCCGTTCGTCACATCGGGTTAGCGGGATTCGCCGGGAAATAAAATTCGGAACCCAGCCGGATCGGACCGGAGGGAGTTAACGCGGAACAGGCCGGTTACTGATCGTTAAATGCTGTGTATTTTTTCATTGTGAATGAGTATAAGGTTGTCGTTATTTCGTGATGAGTAAACTTAGCGATTAAAATGAACAATGCAAATATTTTTTTGCTGTAAGCCGAAAATGACAGGGTTCTATGGTTAAGATATTTGCGATGGAGTTGAAAATCAGGATTTTATGCTTATTGGTCAATTTTTGCAGCTATTGTGGCGAAAATGCGGGTCTCGGGGTATACCGCTATGCGGATCGGGTATAGCGGCGAGATAAAGCGAAAATGGCTTTTTTCGCATGCTGGGGCTATGGGCCGCCCCCGGGAGGGTGGATGCCCTGAGCAGCAGGCTGGCAGCTGCTTGTTGGTCAGGTTAAATTAAATAACCGGCGGGCAAACGGTACCGCGCGGTGGGTTACGGCGGGTGGTCCGGTGTTCCCTCATGGGTAAGCAGGCTCCGGCTGCGTGTTGGGTCAATGGGGAGGCGATACGGATCTGCTGGCTCGCTGTTATGGTTGAGTCCATCGGGCAGGGTGTTGCCGGTTGGCGGGAGCTGCCGGCTTTTGCCTGTTAATTAAAAAATGTTGAAAGGTTCTGGGAAATGTCAGAACGTTTTTTTTATATTTGGGAGGCAGGTATTCCTGCAGTTCCCGGTCTGCCGGGAGATGACTACGCCACCTTTATTACAATTTGATATAGCATGAAAAACCTTGTCCTGCTTTTTTCGCTCTTCGGAGTGATCTCTACTGCCTGCGCGCAAAGTACGCTTACCCTTGGCCGCGGCCTTACCGGCGGAAGTTTCAACGGTTCGTCTAATGTCTCTGCAACGCTGGATACCGGTAAATTCTATACGTGGCTGAAGCAGCAGGCCCTGCAGCAGAATTCGCTGGGAACGACGACGGCTGATGCATTGATCCTGCAGAATACGACGGCTGCGGCGAATAATGCGCAGCAGATTTCGCCGTCGCTGCATTTCCGGTCGCCGGGCTGGGGGACGACGGCCGGCTCATCGCAGTCGGTGGATTTCCGGATGTACACACTGCCGGTACAGGGTGGCTCGCCGGTTGGCAACCTGTTTATCCAGTCGTCGGTCAACGGCGCGGCCTGGGGAACGAACCTGCAATTGGGAACGAATGGCGCGCTTACGGTTGGCGTGAACGGGGCTTCGATCGGCAGCGTGCTGGCGGGGATGTACCAGGGTACGATCAATTCGATCGGGAACAGCTCGACCGACGGGCTCATTATGCGAAATAATTCAACCGGGACGTCAGGCATTCCGGTGCAGTATTCCCCGCGACTTCGCTTTACGGGCTCGGCTTATACGGGCTCGGCTTCGCAGTTTGTGGACTGGATCGAGGAGGTGAAGCCGGTCAGCGGGACCAGCCCGGTTACCTCGCGGCTGGTATTTTCCAGCCAGGTGAACGCTGCCGGCTACAACGAACGGCTGGCGATGGCCGATAATGGACTATTCTATTTAAACGGTACCGCATTGACCGCGAACCAGGTGGTGGGGGCGAACGGCTCCGCGGCAGGAATGGAAGCAAAGACGCTGTCGGGCAGTACGGCCACGGGGCTGCTGGTGGCTAATTCGGCGGGCACAATCACGTTTTCCAATGATACGGCTAAACTGCAGACGGTGGCTAATTTTTTCCCGCTGGGCGATACGCGGTACCTGAAGGCGAGCGCGGGGGCAACTTACCAACCGCTGCTTGCTTTTACGCCATCGAATGATGCGATGGTGGTACACCTGGCCGGCAACGAGACCATCGCGGGTAACAAAACGTTCAACGACAAGCTGGCCATCGGCGGTACAGCGGTACCGGCGGGCTTCCAGTTCGCGGTTAACGGGAAAACGATTGCGACGTCGGTGACGGTAAAGGAACTGCAATACTGGCCCGACTATGTGTTCGACGTGAATTACAGGTTAACTCCGCTCCCCGACTTGGCAGCATTCGTGCGGTCGAATCACCGACTGCCGGAAATGCCTTCGGCTGCGGAGGTCAGTAAAAATGGCCAGGACCTCGGCGCGATGAATGAAAAATTACTGAAAAAGGTGGAAGAGCTGACGCTTTACCTGATCGAAAAAGACAAACAGGTGGAGGAACTGAAGCAGCGGGTCGATCGCCTGGAGCACGCGGGGGCGAAAAAGGCCGATTGATGGCTATTGGCAAAATAGCGTTGTGCGGGTGATTGGGAGCCTTGGGGTGACGCCGGCTGAGTTTTTCAGCGGGGGTTTCGATGCGCCGGGTTAACGCCGGGAGTGCAACAGTCCGTTCTTTTGGAATCAATTTAAATTGCTGGCAGCGGGTCCTGGGTTGGGGAGCCGCTGTTTCTTTTTGGCTTGATCAACCGGTACTTTAAAGAGAGGTATGTTTTGGAAAAGCGATCCGTTGTTAGTAACTTTGAAAATAAAAGTGCTTTTCAATGAAAAAAACAGAGCTGCAGGATGAACTGGCGTCGATACGCCGCATCATGGAACGGTCCTCGAAATTTATTTCTCTCAGCGGCTTGTCGGGCATATTGGCTGGCGTTTATGCGCTGGCGGGTGCGGGCGTGGTTGTTTACGCCCAGCCTTGGTTGCTCCATCCGGAGGCGGTTTCTTCTTTGCAGGTAGAGGGGATGGCGGGCGGCTGGGGGAGCGCCCCATCGGGATTGGTCCTGCAGTTGGTTTGGATAGCGCTGATTGTCCTGGTGGCTGCTGTCGCTACGGCTTTGTTTTTAAGCAACCGCCAGGCCAAACGCAAGGGCCAGCCCATGTGGGGTTTGGTCAGCCGTGCGCTGCTGTATCACCTGGCGGTGCCGCTGCTGACGGGTGGGGTGCTTATCCTGATCATGCTGCTGTATCATCATTATGCCATCGTACCGGCAGCGTCACTTATATTTTACGGGCTTGCGCTCTTCAGCGCGGGCAACTTTACGTTTGCGGATATCAAATACCTGGGCTTGTGCGAACTCCTGTTAGGGTTAATTGCCGCTTACTTTCCCGGCTATGGCCTGTTGTTCTGGATTCTTGGTTTTGGGGTACTGCATATTATTTACGGTGCGCGCATTTATTTAAAATACGATCGGTGAAGATACCTTTTGATAAACTCGATAAGGCTTTTGAGAACCGGGTGAGGCTGCAGATCATGAGTGTGCTGGTGGCGAACGAGCATTACGATTTCAATTCGCTGAAGGACTTGCTGCAGGTCACCGACGGTAACCTGGCTTCTCACCTAAAAGGCTTGGAGCGCGAGGAATACATCTTGGTGAACAAGCGTTTTTCAGGGCGCAAGACGAACACCAGCTATGAAGCGACCAGCAAGGGTAAACTGGCTTTTAAGGGGCATCTGGATGCCCTGGCGCAGTTGATCAGCGAGCAGCGCAAAGCCTGACTTTTTCCGGATTATTCCACCTTGCCAATGTAAGCCGGTGTGTCGTTAATCGCCTTCAATTCATCCCGGGTCCGATGAAGGAATTGGGTTTAAGATTCCGTGCTTTGTTTACGGCTTATTTGTATCTTTAGGTGGTTCAAGGTAGGGCAGGGTGAACCGCTCGCTGTGAAAAATGAACTGTCTCCATTGCCAGAAACGCCAGGGTTTGATGGTAAAAGTCCGGTAAAGGCGATTGTCACCGCGATCTTTATCGGGGTGCTGGCAGAGGAAGACGCCATATTTTCTTTCACACATAGAAAATGATTTTCCCTTATTCGCTTCCTCGCTATACAAAAAGGTTCCGTCTATATTACTGTAAGTATAGTTTTCTAAAAGAAAGAAATCCCAGAAAGGTAAATTGCTTAACAGTATAATTACCGTTACTATGATCAAAAGCTTTCTTTTCATAATTTCTAATTACATGACCCTTTGCTATTAGGAGTTGTCCCCCCTGTATGATTGACATTGGGATTGTTCTTTAGGGCATCTATGCTGTCGCCTAATCCGGCTGGCGTCATTGCGACTTCTGAGCCCCCCGGCCCGGATGGCCCGACGGTATTATACGGATTCGGTAAAGTAATATTACCGGCTTTGCATGCATTATAAACAAAATTCGTGCAATTAAATTCTGTCAAGTCATAAGTAGCGGGGGGATTGGCAATATAATTAACAATTTGCTGGAACTGCGCCGTGCTGACAGAGTAGGTCATACTAACGTTGTAATTTAAATCACCCCCATTGTCCAAGACCTTACTCGGTGCGTGCATCTTGGCAAAGCCGCTGGCGTCGGGGTAATACCCGACGGTTTGGGTGATGCTGGTGTTGCCGTTGGTCTTGGTGAGGCCGATGCAGGTGTGCCCGACGCTGTTGGGGCCGAGGTTGAAGGTGGTGCCGGGCCAGGGTTCCTGTACGTAGACGGTTACGGTAGTCTTGGCGCCGGCGTCAGGGACGGTGCCAAAGCAATCCATATATTTTTTGGGGTCGATCTTCGGGTCGTCTTCGCCGGGGAGGTTAGATGGGGGTGGTGCATCTGCGGCGGTACCTCCTCCGCCG
Above is a window of Mucilaginibacter ginsenosidivorans DNA encoding:
- a CDS encoding winged helix-turn-helix domain-containing protein is translated as MKIPFDKLDKAFENRVRLQIMSVLVANEHYDFNSLKDLLQVTDGNLASHLKGLEREEYILVNKRFSGRKTNTSYEATSKGKLAFKGHLDALAQLISEQRKA
- a CDS encoding TonB-dependent receptor, encoding MGNKRYITLALALSLLVLDRQNALAQSPVDRSVLRQDSLFRAAHPADLFHWRDFFTGQALTLNPAAMPAAYSPGTGSALLLRARQLRNNAAGTSGDPLPAFRGAISARLTGLENLAPGTVLPRNPLAAGQASYGRLLRDGKSLLTLPATGNPLKTLWTRDTSLFRLPGISPTLPQASQLTAKLSGLQGQLAGGPGKAFAFKVPDGAQAPFKAMDDAISQHFKTLKHPALSANLSVENDLRYNPAQFSIIPASKFQEVLGVRGTLLVAGVPLSLNLSNNQAAFNGQNPLGSSLFKFGFNPAAYAGNLKNELQQYTDLKNNAFHGFNFTDYVRQTITEQVHSLQGSLPDLKKLPLYHLLDNPADLQGLLKLSDNRLREKLQAIAAEKSELAGAAQGGSGTLSAAEKQLSRLRADSVAEVLIAVRKQLTAKGLDPARLALLESYLLGKGSPEFLSSEAAAALSEKRPHNSWQSAFGKLKDLRIGSFGTTLPGAGEGEQSKLMNGANITVKMSGYPVTVGFGTLKDVNSLKDAGYQNSVYNFPTSVSYVGAQLRNNWLGNVRVSVMGSFSGQSAFIPYGQPGLHSNAVNFTVGKTLNLDRFGRLDVDVSKSTTLFNNNYQLGNEALLQQKAGANYSLTNDLFTSMSVGFRHALSIRELGASDNVYFTYSGLGYQNPANNGYSGAAMKFGGDLRKTFYQNRLSLDLRSDFSNTPLSYQSADKWKNYQVQLTGNYKLTRTLNFSLKYLENGVIKKSDSASISVYNARKLELVASNSYKVGSNYTTIRASVAGQMFRNTYVTSAAGNLLSLNYLQSMVFRTSSITYMFFYNKNLSRSTLLGDMLTSDLAYQYPLSKQVQLTSGATYLNNGRIADQLGIKQGIQVLAGRHFDAGASIDLMKNLITPQYDDLFPSVRAELTFKYYFKTE